GCGGGGCAGGCGGTCGAGGCGTTCGGTGAGGTCGACGAGGAGGTCGAGCTGGTGGCGGCCGGCGGCGCGGCCGGCGTCGATGCGGGCGGCGAGGGAGGAGAGCTCGGGCATGCGGTCGAGGGCGTCGCGGAAGCTGGAGGCGGAGAAGCGCCAGAGCTGCTTGGCGATGCCGTCGACCTCGTCCTCCTCCATGCCGAGGACGAGGCCGGCGTCGCGGACGGCACCGCGGGCGCGGTAGGCGTTCTGCATGCTCATGAGGGTGGTGCGCTCGGCGCCGAAGCGGTCGACGACGGCGCGGTAGATCTCGTGGCGGCGGGCGGACTCCACGTCGATGTCGATGTCCGGGAGGGTGGAGCGGGCGTCGGAGAGGAAGCGCTCCATGATGAGGCCGTTGGCCATGGGGTCGACGTGGGAGATGCGCAGGGCGTGGTTGACGAGGGAGGAGGCGCCGGAGCCGCGGGCGGCGACGCGCACGCCCATGCCCTCGATGAGCTCGACGACGGCGGCGACGGTGAGGAAGTAGCCGGCGAAGCCGAGGCGGTCGATGATGCCGAGTTCCTGCTCGGCGCGGTCCTGGAGGTCGCGGGCGGCCTGGGTGGTGCCGGGCAGTCCGGCGCCGGTGTGGAGGTGGGGGTAGCGGGCGGCGAGGCCGGCGCGGGTGCGTTCGCGCAGGACCTGGCGGGGGTCGCCGACGGTGCCGACGACGGAGGCCTCGGGGACGCGGGGGCGGCCCCAGCCGAGGTCGGTCTCCGGGTCGAGGGCGCAGGCCTCGGCGAGGGCGCGGGTGGACTCGAGCAGGGCGGCGGGGTGCTCGTCGGCGGCGTGGGCGATCTCCGCGGCGAGGGCCTCCATGGCGGCGGTGGGCTTGAGCCAGCCCTGCCCGTTGGGCTGGAGGTCGTGGACGGCATCGAGGGCGCTGAGGGCACGGACGGCGTCGAGGACGTCGGCGGTGGCGGCGCCGTCCGGGGCGGCGTAGCGGACGGCGTTGGTGAGGATGGGGGCCACGCGGGCGGTGCGGGCGGTGCGGAGCATCTTCACGGCGTGGCCGGTGTCCAGGCGCCGCCCGGGGGCGGAGAGGTGGCTGACGACCTCGGCGCGGGTGGCTCCGGCGGGCAGGGCCGCGCGCCAGCGGCGCAGGGCGGCCAGGCCGGCGGCGGTGCGGCGGCGCGCGAGGTGGCGGCCGACGTCGGAGTCCGGGCCGACGAGGACGAACAGCTCGGGCGTGGGCGGGTTGCCGGGGTTCGCTCCGGTGGGGATGGGGCCGGCGGCCGCGGCGGCGACCTCGGCGACGAGGACCCAGGGGGCGCCGCCGGCCGCTCCCCCGGCGGTGCGGGCGTGGGCGGCGGAGACGAGGCGGCAGAGGGCGCGGTACCCGGTGCCGTGGCAGCCGCCGCGGGCGAGGACGACGACGCGGCCGGCGGGCTCGTCCTCGTCCCAGCGGACGGCGAGGTCCACGCCGACGATCGGGGTGATGCGGCGGGCCAGGCAGGCGCCGACGTGCTTGACCGTCCCGTACAGGCCGTCCCGGTCCGTGCAGGCCAGGAGGTCCATGTCCGCGGCGGCGGCCGCGGCGGCGAGGTCCGCGGGCCAGCTGACGCCGTGGTGGGCGCTGAACGCGGAGGCCACGTGCAGGTGCGGGAAGGCGCTCATGCGGTGCGGCTCAGGGTGCGCTCCTGGGCGGGGGCGTGGACGCGGACCAGGCGCCACCGGCCGGAGTCCAGGTGGTGGGCGAGGTCCACGGTGCGCACGGGGGCGTTGCCGGCGCGCGCCAGGCGCACCTGGAGCCGCCAGATCTCGTGGTCCACGAGGCCGGGTCCGCGGCCCTTCTCGGCGCGGGCCTCCTCGGCCCACCAGCGGCGGCGCTCGAACCAGCGCAGCGGGCGCTCGGCGAGCACATACTCCCGTCCCTCCCAGTGCAGGCG
This sequence is a window from Micrococcus porci. Protein-coding genes within it:
- a CDS encoding DUF6504 family protein; this encodes MGTFTQSVAVERDRQGAPARLHWEGREYVLAERPLRWFERRRWWAEEARAEKGRGPGLVDHEIWRLQVRLARAGNAPVRTVDLAHHLDSGRWRLVRVHAPAQERTLSRTA